Proteins encoded in a region of the Quercus lobata isolate SW786 chromosome 8, ValleyOak3.0 Primary Assembly, whole genome shotgun sequence genome:
- the LOC115956216 gene encoding receptor-like protein Cf-9, with protein sequence MRWLIWLSQHFHLLLLFYSLSTSSSSSSFASTLKPLRSQDQQLALLHFKQLFTFSEFASYDCDLLGYQHSYPKMESWKKGTDYCSWDGITCDRVKGNLIGFDLSCSWLQGTIPPNSTLFLLSHLQYLNLAFNDFDFSLISSGFGQFTRLRYLNLSGCVFSGQVPLRLLRLSLLASLYLSQNHFVSLETFVVRRLAKNLKMLRELHLDLVDMSSVSLRSLMNFSSSLTTLSLFNCELQGTLPVDIFRLPNLLTLTLTSNIELRVFSIGSIPSSIGDLTKVTQIFLRSNYFTGQIPSLSELKDLNLIDLRFNNLRDRIPNFLTNLTRLTKVYLSYNQLTSQIDEFQKLDISSNDLSGIVEFD encoded by the exons ATGAGGTGGTTAATATGGCTCTCTCAACACTTCCACCTCTTACTGCTCTTCTATTCTCTTTCtacttcttcatcatcatcatcttttgcCTCTACTTTGAAACCACTGCGCTCCCAAGACCAGCAGTTAGCATTACTCCATTTTAAGCAATTATTTACCTTTTCAGAATTTGCTTCTTATGATTGTGACCTTTTGGGTTATCAGCATTCTTATCCAAAGATGGAGTCTTGGAAAAAGGGCACTGATTACTGCTCATGGGATGGGATTACTTGTGATAGGGTGAAGGGAAACCTGATTGGCTTTGACCTCAGTTGTAGCTGGCTTCAAGGCACCATCCCTCCCAATAGTaccctctttcttctctctcacttGCAATATCTCAACCTTGCTTTCAATGACTTtgatttttcattgatttcatCTGGGTTTGGTCAATTTACTAGGTTGAGATATCTTAACCTTTCAGGTTGTGTGTTTTCTGGCCAAGTCCCACTTCGTTTATTGCGCCTCTCCCTATTGGCCTCACTATATCTCTCTCAAAATCATTTTGTTAGTCTCGAAACATTTGTTGTTAGAAGGCTTGCTAAAAATTTGAAGATGCTAAGAGAACTTCATCTTGATTTGGTTGACATGTCTTCTGTTTCACTTAGGTCTTTGatgaatttttcttcttcattgacAACACTTAGTCTCTTTAACTGTGAATTGCAAGGGACATTACCAGTTGATATTTTTCGCCTACCAAACCTACTTACGCTCACTTTAACATCTAATATTGAACTCAGGGTTTTTTCCATTG GTTCAATTCCCTCATCAATTGGGGACCTCACGAAAGTTACTCAAATTTTCCTCCGATCTAACTACTTCACCGGTCAAATTCCATCACTTTCAGAGCTAAAGGATCTCAATCTTATTGACCTAAGATTCAACAACCTTAGAGATAGAATTCCTAATTTTTTGACCAACCTCACAAGACTCACCAAAGTTTACTTGTCTTATAACCAACTCACTAGTCAAATTGATGAATTCCAAA AGCTTGATATTTCATCAAATGACTTGAGTGGCATTGTGGAATTTGATTAG